In Bradyrhizobium sp. 1(2017), one DNA window encodes the following:
- a CDS encoding lysylphosphatidylglycerol synthase transmembrane domain-containing protein produces MHGLLPALKRGFNKWIGWRRLGIAASLFIIAFAIATLVRTLNGIDTGVILTALTEIPRGNIGLAAICVVFAFCTLTFYDYFALRTIGKKHVPYRIAALSSFTSYSIGHNIGATVFTGGAIRFRIYSDYGLNAIDVAKICFLSGLTFWLGNIFVLSIGMAIHPDAASAMDQLPSSLNRLIALGGLASIGAYLVWLCMGEKRRELGQKGWKVVLPSAPLTLVQILIGVVDLGFCATAMYLLMPANPPIDFMSLAVVFILATLIGFASHAPGSIGVFDVAMLVALPQFGREELLATLLVFRILYFVIPFGLAISIMGARELWMNVVAPWQERRRLAEACAQGNLPTQVAAMERERSLRQAGKR; encoded by the coding sequence ATGCACGGACTGCTGCCCGCGCTGAAACGCGGCTTCAATAAATGGATCGGCTGGCGACGGCTCGGCATTGCCGCGAGCCTCTTCATCATCGCTTTCGCGATCGCCACGCTTGTGCGCACCCTCAACGGCATCGATACTGGCGTCATCCTGACCGCGTTAACCGAGATTCCGCGCGGGAATATCGGGCTGGCAGCGATCTGCGTCGTCTTCGCGTTCTGTACGCTGACCTTCTACGACTATTTTGCACTGCGAACGATCGGCAAGAAGCACGTGCCCTATCGCATCGCAGCGCTGTCCAGCTTCACATCTTATTCGATCGGCCACAACATCGGCGCCACCGTTTTTACCGGCGGCGCAATCCGTTTCCGGATCTATTCGGATTACGGGCTGAACGCGATCGACGTCGCAAAAATCTGCTTCCTGTCGGGCCTGACCTTCTGGCTCGGTAACATCTTCGTGCTCTCGATCGGCATGGCCATTCACCCGGATGCGGCGTCCGCGATGGATCAGCTCCCGTCGTCGCTCAACCGGCTGATCGCGCTCGGCGGCCTCGCCTCGATTGGCGCCTATCTGGTCTGGCTCTGCATGGGCGAGAAGCGCCGCGAGCTCGGCCAGAAAGGCTGGAAGGTGGTGCTGCCCTCGGCGCCACTGACGCTGGTGCAGATCCTGATCGGCGTGGTCGACCTCGGCTTCTGCGCCACCGCGATGTACCTTTTGATGCCGGCCAATCCGCCGATCGATTTCATGTCGCTCGCCGTCGTGTTCATCCTGGCGACGCTGATCGGCTTTGCCAGCCACGCGCCCGGCTCGATCGGCGTGTTCGATGTCGCCATGCTGGTGGCCTTGCCCCAATTCGGCCGCGAGGAGCTTCTGGCGACGCTGCTGGTGTTCCGCATTCTCTATTTCGTGATCCCGTTCGGCCTTGCCATCTCCATCATGGGCGCGCGCGAGCTCTGGATGAATGTGGTCGCGCCGTGGCAGGAGCGGCGGCGGCTGGCGGAAGCCTGCGCCCAGGGCAATCTGCCCACGCAAGTGGCCGCGATGGAGCGCGAACGGTCGCTGCGGCAGGCCGGGAAGCGGTAG
- a CDS encoding MFS transporter — translation MSAVVSAADVRRSRVRLLIVTMLFLVTTVNYADRATLSIAGPALSKELHLDPVAMGWIFSAFGWSYVLAQVPGGWLLDRYGSRLVYAFSIMVWSLFTLMQGWVGFLSAGAAVAVLFALRLLVGVAEAPSFPANARIVAAWFPGNERGTASAFFNSGQYFATVIFAPLMGWIAHAHGWRFVFFVMGALGIVMGLVWLKTIYGPKEHPSINDAEFEYIKAGGALVDLDAPKDVLRQAHAAQSGSGWDHIRQLLSNRMMLGVYLGQYCINTLTYFFLTWFPVYLVKERGLSILQAGFVATLPALCGFIGGVLGGVISDAILRSTGSLTMARKIPIVGGMLLSMSIIACNYVDGQALVVGFMALAFFGKGIGALGWAVVSDTSPKEAGGVSGGLFNTFGNLSSITTPIVIGYILAATGSFNGALVFVGLNALVAAFAYLVIVGKIERVTLKRSS, via the coding sequence ATGAGCGCAGTGGTGTCCGCAGCGGATGTGAGGAGGTCTCGCGTCAGGCTGCTCATCGTGACCATGTTGTTTCTGGTCACCACCGTGAATTATGCCGATCGCGCCACGCTGTCGATCGCAGGCCCCGCGCTCTCCAAGGAGCTGCATCTCGATCCCGTCGCCATGGGCTGGATTTTCTCGGCCTTCGGCTGGTCCTATGTGCTCGCGCAGGTGCCGGGCGGCTGGCTGCTCGACCGCTACGGCTCGCGTCTCGTCTACGCCTTCAGCATCATGGTCTGGTCGCTGTTCACGCTGATGCAGGGCTGGGTCGGCTTCCTCAGCGCCGGCGCTGCCGTCGCTGTGCTGTTCGCGCTTCGCCTGCTCGTCGGCGTCGCCGAAGCACCCTCCTTTCCCGCCAACGCCCGCATCGTGGCGGCCTGGTTTCCGGGCAATGAGCGCGGCACCGCTTCGGCGTTCTTCAATTCGGGACAGTATTTCGCCACCGTGATCTTCGCGCCGCTGATGGGCTGGATCGCGCATGCCCATGGCTGGCGCTTCGTGTTCTTCGTGATGGGCGCGCTCGGCATCGTCATGGGCCTCGTCTGGCTCAAGACCATCTATGGCCCGAAGGAGCATCCGTCGATCAACGACGCCGAGTTCGAGTACATCAAGGCGGGCGGCGCGCTGGTCGATCTCGACGCGCCCAAGGACGTTCTGAGGCAGGCGCACGCGGCTCAATCCGGCTCCGGCTGGGACCACATCCGCCAGCTGCTCTCCAACCGCATGATGCTCGGCGTCTATCTCGGCCAGTACTGCATCAACACGCTGACCTATTTCTTCCTGACCTGGTTTCCGGTCTACCTCGTCAAGGAGCGTGGCCTGTCGATCCTGCAGGCCGGTTTCGTTGCAACGCTCCCGGCGCTGTGCGGCTTCATCGGCGGCGTGCTCGGCGGCGTCATCTCCGACGCGATCCTGCGCAGCACGGGCTCGCTGACCATGGCGCGCAAGATCCCGATCGTCGGCGGCATGCTGCTGTCGATGTCGATCATCGCCTGCAACTATGTCGATGGACAGGCCCTGGTGGTCGGCTTCATGGCGCTCGCCTTCTTCGGCAAGGGCATCGGCGCGCTCGGCTGGGCGGTTGTCTCCGACACCTCGCCGAAGGAAGCTGGCGGCGTCTCCGGGGGTCTGTTCAACACCTTCGGCAACCTTTCCTCGATCACCACGCCGATCGTGATCGGCTACATCCTGGCCGCGACCGGCTCGTTCAACGGCGCGCTGGTGTTCGTCGGCCTCAACGCGCTGGTGGCGGCGTTCGCCTACCTGGTGATCGTCGGCAAGATCGAGCGGGTGACGCTCAAACGTTCCTCCTGA
- a CDS encoding LysR substrate-binding domain-containing protein has product MFDLNQLRCFVTVAEELHFGRAAARLNMTQPPLSRQIQVLEHIIDAPLLERTSRSVRLTPAGRSFLPEARRILKLAESASQVARRIALGKTGSLKIGFTAAAAYGFLPELVAACRAKLPEVDFSLKEMVSGDQFEALTSGQIDAGLLRPPIARPELASRRVVAEPLLAAIPKKHPLASADNITIKDFDDQPFVMYSPYESRYFHDLLVALFTRADVLPRYVQHLSQIHSILAMVRAGLGLAIVPAAAASLKISDVRLRPLRLRTRVPVELFMVWRRDDENPLLSALVKIAGELSSAEIAED; this is encoded by the coding sequence ATGTTCGACCTCAACCAGCTCCGCTGTTTCGTCACGGTGGCGGAGGAACTGCATTTCGGCCGCGCCGCCGCGCGGCTGAACATGACCCAGCCGCCGCTGTCCCGGCAGATCCAGGTGCTCGAGCACATCATCGATGCGCCGCTGCTGGAGCGCACCAGCCGCTCGGTGCGCCTGACGCCCGCGGGGCGCAGCTTCCTGCCGGAGGCGCGGCGCATCCTCAAGCTTGCGGAAAGCGCCTCGCAGGTCGCCCGCCGCATCGCGCTCGGCAAGACCGGCTCGCTGAAAATCGGCTTCACCGCGGCCGCAGCCTACGGCTTCCTGCCCGAGCTCGTCGCCGCCTGCCGCGCGAAACTGCCGGAGGTCGATTTCTCGCTGAAGGAGATGGTGTCGGGCGACCAGTTCGAGGCGCTGACCTCCGGCCAGATCGACGCCGGCCTGCTCAGGCCGCCGATCGCGCGGCCCGAGCTTGCCAGCCGCCGCGTCGTTGCCGAGCCGCTGCTCGCGGCAATTCCCAAGAAGCATCCGCTGGCGAGCGCCGACAACATCACCATCAAGGATTTCGACGACCAGCCCTTCGTGATGTATTCGCCCTATGAGAGCCGCTACTTCCACGACCTCCTGGTGGCCCTGTTCACCCGCGCCGACGTGCTGCCGCGCTACGTCCAGCATCTCAGCCAGATCCACTCGATCCTCGCCATGGTCCGCGCCGGCCTCGGCCTTGCCATCGTGCCGGCCGCCGCGGCGAGCCTGAAGATCTCCGACGTCCGGCTGCGGCCCTTGAGGTTGCGCACGCGCGTTCCCGTCGAGCTGTTCATGGTCTGGCGCCGCGACGACGAGAACCCGCTGCTGTCTGCTCTCGTCAAAATCGCCGGTGAGCTGTCCTCTGCGGAGATCGCGGAGGATTGA